The bacterium genome includes the window GAGCGCTGCACGCCGGTGTTCATGTAGGCCTGATTGTCGTAGCAGATGTAGAGCACGTCGTCGTTGCGGTCGAACATCCCGGAGAGGCAGCCGAAACCTATGTCGGTGGTGCCGCCGTCGCCCCCCTGCGCTATGACGCGCACGTCGGTTTTGCCCTTGGCCTTGAGCGCCGCGGCTACGCCGGTGGCTACCGCCGGGGCGTTGCCGAAGAGGGAGTGAATCCACGGAATCCTCCAGGCGGATTCGGGATAGGGCGTCGTGAAGACCTCCAGGCACCCCGTGGCGTTGGCGGCGATAAGCTTGTTGCCGGTCGCCCGCATCGCCGCGTCTATGGCGAAGCGCGCGCCCAGTGCCTCGCCGCACCCCTGACAGGCCCTGTGGCCGGAATCGAGGGAGTTGGAGCGGTCGGGAGTCGCCTGCACCGAGCGCTGGGCCTTGTCCAGAAGGCGGTTGCCCACCGTGAGAGTGCCTGTCTGATAGAACTTTATCTGCTGGTTTGACATGACATTTTCTCTTAGAAGGGATTCGCGGCGTCAACGACGCCTACGTCTTTAAGGATGTTTTCCGCGGTGGAGCCCGAGCGCCTCTTTTCCCTCTCCCTCGCGAGCTCGCGCTTTACCACCGCGCAGTCGAGATCGAGGAAGTAGGTGCCGCGAAGCTCGTCCTTGCGGGCCTTCCGGAAGAGATTGTGGAGGGAGCGCCTGGTTATCGCCCTTCCGCCGAGACCGGCGACCACGGAGCAAATGGGTGTCGTGGAGTTGCCCAGCGCGGTGCGGAGGTTCGTCGAGACGATGCCGCCCATGCCCAGCGCGAAGGATTTTTCGATGACGATTATCCTTTTGGCGTCCCTCAGCGCCTCGCGCAGGCAGGATGCGGGGAAGGGGCGAAAGGAGCGGATGGCGAGTACGCCTATCTTCACCCCCTCCTCGCGAAGCTCATCCACAACGTCCTTTATCGTCCCTATCACCGACCCCATAGCGACGACTATCGTCTCCGCGTCTTCGGCCCGGTAGGTCTTGATGAGCCCGCCGGAGTCGCGCCCGAAGATATTTTTGAACTCTTCGTTGATGGCGGGAATGAGTTCGAGGGCGCGAAGCTGCTTGTGGTGGGCGAGGTAGCGGACCTCGGTGAAGGCCTCGGGGCCGACCATCGCGCCGATCGACATCGGGGAGTCCGGGTCGAGCGCCTGAACGGGCTCGAAGGATGGCAAAAACCTGTCCACCTGCTCCTGCTCCGGCACGTCGATGCGCTCGTAGGCGTGGGTGAGGATGAAGCCGTCCATGCAGACCATGACGGGGCAGCTGAGCAACTCCGCGAGGCGGAAAGCCTGAATGTGGACGTCCACCGCCTTCTGGTTTGTCTCGACGTAGAGCTGTATCCACCCGGCGTCGCGCATCGACATGGCGTCGGTGTGGTCGTTCCAGATATTTATCGGGGCTCCTATGGAACGGTTTCCGATAGTCATTACTATCGGAAGCCCGAGGCCGGAGGCGTTGTAGACAGCCTCGGCCATGTAGAGGAGCCCCTGGCTGGCGGTGGCGGTGTAGGTGCGCGCGCCGGTGGCCGAAGCGCCGATGCAGACTCCCAGCGCGGCGAACTCCGATTCGACGTTGATGAACTCGCAGTTTTCAAGCTCACCCGCCTTCACCATCTCGCCTATCCCCTCGACGATGTGGGTCTGGGGAGTGATCGGGTAAGCGCCTATGACTTCGGGACGGCAGAGGGCTACGGCCCGGGCGACGGCCAGAGACCCGTCCATTTGCTTTAGCATCTTTAAATCCTCTTAAGATTTTAACGGGGCGGAGGTTTCGTAGGCCGCGCACACCGCCGAAATGTTGGCCTCGCCGAGAGGGCCGGGGAATTTCTCGCGTATAGCGGCCTTCACCGATTCCAGCGATATCTTGCCGGTGAGGCGTGCAAAGCCGCCGAGAAGGGGGACGTTCGGCACCGGCCGCCTGACGTACTTCATCGCCAGCTCGGTGGCCGGAACCGCCAGAATGTTCCCGGGCGGAAGTTGGCTTGCGAACTCTTCTATTCCCAATTCCTCGAAGGACCGGGTAGTATTTACTATGAGAAAGCCATCCGGATTAAAGCCGGTGAAGACGTTTATGGCGCTAAAGAGGGTGGGGTCCTGAATTATAAGGGCGTCCGGCTCCATAATCGGCTCGCGGAGGCGGATTTCCTTATCGTCTATGCGGCAGAAGGCCACCACGGGGGCTCCCATGCGCTCCGAGCCGAAGCTGGGAAAGGCCTGGGCGTGCTTCCCCTCCAGAAAAGCCGATATGGAGAGCATCTCGGCTCCCGAAACCACTCCCTGGCCTCCCCGGCCATGAATGCGGATCTGAAACATTTTTTATCCCTTTCGGCGAATCCATCGCCCGAATCCTTAAATCATATTTAGTATTACTTAAAATATTCATTCCGGTGAAAAAATCAATAGCTTTTTTACTTTCGCTTAAGAAAATCAATTGACTTTAAAATTCCCCCCCTGACGGAGAACCGTCAGAGGGGGAATTTTTATGAACGTGATTCCCTTGGCCCGAACTTTCAAAATGCCTTTCCGGACCGAAAGCCGGTAGATTTGTGGAGCGAAATACGGCCCGAAGCCCTCCGGAGCCATTAAACCTGAAAGAATTCAGTACATTTGTGGCATAATCTCTGCATAATAATTCAGGAAATGAGACGGCTTGCCCCGCCCGTCCGGAAGCGGGAATCGCTTTTATCGCCATGTACCCAAAGGCATCCGCAATGAAGAGAATCCGTCCACTGCCCTGCATTCTCCTTTTCTTGTTCGCGTTCGCGTTTTTCCCTTCGCTTTCGCATGCGGGAACCGGAAAAGAAAGCGGGGGCTCTCCTTCCGGCTCCGGCCTCGAAGGCAAGGTCACCGTTGACGGCGAGGGGCTGCCGGGGGCGAAGGTTTTCGCTTACCCGGCCTTCGGCGACTTTCTGGAGAACAAGCCCGCCGGAGTCTCCCTCCCGGCGGACGGCGGCGGCAGGTACAGACTGGACCTTTCTCCCGGCGTCTACTACGTGATGGCTAAAAAGACCGCGCCGGGCAAAGAGAACGCCCCTCTCTCGGCGGGCGACTATTTTTCCTATCAGGGGTCCAATCCGGTTACGGTAAGCGCCGGAAAATATGCCCGCGCCGGCTTCAGCGCCGTCAAGGCGCCGCCGGACATCGCCTGGGAGGTTTACGAAAGCGGTTCCGACGGGGCGATCACGGGCGTCGTCCTTTACAACGGAACTCCGCTGGAAGGCGTTTACGTGACCCTCTACGTCGATACCGCCGAGGACCTGCGCGGCGTGGCTTACGCCAACTCGATGCCCACCGGCAAAAACGGGGTATTTCGCTTCGCCGGCCTCCCCGAGCTGGAATATTTCGTAGTCGCCCGGAAAAGGGCCTCGGGAAAGGGCGCGGGGCCGCTCGGGGAGGGCGACTATTTCAGCTTTTACCCGCGAAATCCCGTGCAGGTACGGCAGGGGAAGACGGCAAAGATTGAAGTCCCGGTGGTAAGCAAGGCCAGCGAGGCTGTGATGGAAGACAGCCTGTTCGGGGCCACCGCCACCCGGATTACCGGAAAGGCGCTCGACAGGGAAGGCAACCCCGCGAAGGGCGTATACGCTTTCGCCTATCTCGACAAGGTTATGGGTCACCAGAGACCCGAGGCGATCTCGGCCCTAGTAGACGGGGAGGGGCGCTACGTCATCAGTCTCGCGAAGGGCGGCACCTACTACGTCGGAGCCCGCTCGGCTTACGGCGACACCCCCTCCATCGGGGAGTGGTACGGGCGCTGGGACGGCACGGGAGACCACTCCGTGAAAATAGAGACCGGACAGGTGCTTGACGGCATAAACATAACCGTCGAGCGGATACTGCCCTGAGCGGATGATGAAAAACATGACCGCTCTTGTGATTTTTCTTGCCTTGCTGGCCGCCTTCGCGCCCTCTTCGGCCACAGCGCAGGAGCCGCTGAGCCTTGACAGGGCGTACATAACAAAGGACACGACCTGGAGCGGAACCGTCCTGCTTCGCGGACAGAACGTAGTCCAGAGGGGCGTCAACCTGACGATAGAGCCGGGAACGGTTGTAAAATTCGAGTGGAGCGACGAGGACAAGAACAACATAGGCGACGGCGAACTGACGGTAGAGGGGAACCTGATCGCCAGGGGAACGAAGGAAAAACCCATCCTCTTCACCTCCGCCCGCCAAACCCCGGAAAAAAAGGACTGGACCTTCGTGCAGATCTCGGTCAGCAAAAATTCCGCCGTCGAGCGATGCATCTTCGAGTACGCCTTCACCGGCCTGCAGATTCACTACTCGAAGGCGGAGGTGCGGGACAATATATTCAGGGGGAATTACGAAGCCATGCGCTTCTCGACAGCCGACGTGCTGATCGAACACAACGACTTTACCGGCAACGTGTACGGCATACGCACCGAATCCAACGGCTCGCGCACCACCATACGCAACAACAGCTTCAGGGGAAACGGGCACGCCTACTTCCCCGTCAGAAAAACAGGCTCCTCGGTGAGGTTTTTCGACAACAACGTCGAAAACTCCCTCCGGTACAACGTCAACGTCGGCCAGAGCCAGCACGAGGACCTCGATCTCTCGGGTAACTGGTGGGGCAGTGCGGACAAAGAAAAGGTCGCTGAAAAATTCTTCGACAAGACGAAGGACGCCTCCCTCGGGAGGGTAAACTTCGAGCCCTTCCTTCAGAAGCCGGTGGAAGACTCCGGCGTGAGGTAAACCTTAAGCGGCCCGTAAGGCCGTCCAGACTGTTGACAAAGTCATTTGTGGCGAAAAGGAAAGTTTTCCGCACAGAAAACAGAACAATAAGGGAGCACCAGGTCAACAGGCTGAGATTGCGACAAACACAGTATTTTCTTCGAGAACAAGGAAGGCGAGAAAAATGACCGGAGGAATGCTCCTTGTATTTTGAGGATCGTTTTTTGAGCCTGACGAAGTAAATCGGAGAAAAGACGAAGTTTGTCAGCAATCTGAGCGGCCGTAAGGCCGCCTTTTGAGCAGCAGCAGGCGGGATGTTGCCCGTCCGGAGGATAAAAAATGAACCGCAGGGAATTCATTAAAAATTCCGCCCTGTTTTGCGCCGGAACGGCCCTCGTGCCGGGCTACCCCCTCAGCGCTTACGCCGCCCAGGGGCCGCTGGTGGTCATGGCCGAGGGCAAATCCGCGGCTTCGCTCGTGAGGGAGACCGTAAAGGCCCTCGGCGGCATGGAAGCTTTCGTAAAGCCCGGCGAGACGGTCGTGGTAAAGCCCAATATAGGCTGGGACCGCACCCCCGAGCAGGCCGCCAACACCCACCCCGAGGTGGTCACCGAGGTAATCCGCCTCTGCCTCGCTGCGGGAGCCGCGAAGGTCAAGGTATTCGACCGCACCTGCAACGAGCCGCGCCGCTGTTACGTGACCAGCGGGATAGGCCCCGCCGTAGAGGCTATCGGCGACCCGAGGGTCGAGCTTTCCCATATCGACGACCGCCGCTACAGGGTCGTCGATATTCCCGGCGGCGTCTTTCTCACGCGCCAGCCATTTTACGAAGACGCGCTTACCGCCGACAAGTTCATAAACCTCCCCGTAGCAAAACACCACGGCGCCTCTCTCCTCACCCTCGGGATGAAGAACATAATGGGGGTGGCGGGCGGCAACAGGGCAGGTTTTCACAGGAATCTCCCCGACGCGCTGACCGATATAAACCTCGCTATCCGCTCTCACCTGACCATTATCGACGCGACCCGCATCCTTCTGGCCAACGGCCCGCAGGGCGGAAGACTTGAGGACGTGAAGATCGCCAATACCCTCGTAGCGGGAACCGACATCGTCGCCGCCGACAGCGTCGCCGTCTCCCTCTTCGGCAAGACGCCGCTGGATATCCCCTTTCTCGTAACCGCCGGAAAGCGCGGGCTCGGCGTGAACGATCTCGAAAAGATACGGGTGATGCGCCTAAAGGCGGGCGGATGAAACCGAAACTTCTCCGGAGACTGTCGCAGGCGGGAGTCTTCGCGGTCTTTTTCTTTCTTTTTCTGAACACCGAGTACAAGGACAACGACATCCTTCCCTACGCGGTGAATATTTTCCTTCGGCTGGACCCGCTGATGGCGGGCGCGGCAACGCTTGCCTCCCGCACCCTCATACCCATGCTGTGGCCCTCGCTCATCGTGCTGGGCCTGACCGTGCTCTTCGGGCGCTTCTTCTGCGGCTGGCTCTGCCCCCTTGGGTCCATCCTCGACCTGACGAGCTTCGCCATCGGCAAAAAGCGCCGTCCCGGCGCGCCGAAACGGTGGAGGAACGTCAAATTCGGCGTGCTGGCCGTCCTCGCGGGCTCCGCCCTCTTCACCCTTCAACTCGTCTTCCTCTTCGACCCGCTGTGCCTGCTCATCCGCTCCTTCACCGTCTCGATTTTCCCGGCGGCCAATTACGCCCTGAACGGGACGTTCTCCTCCCTCTACGAAACGAGGATCGGCGCGGTGACGGCGGTTTCCGAGCCGGTTTATTCCTTCCTGAAAAACCACTTCCTCACCTTCGGGCAGCAGTATTTTCAGCTTGCGGCTCTGACGGGATTCATTTTTATCGGGATTCTGGGACTTGAGCTTGTCGAGCGCCGCTTCTGGTGCAGAAACCTCTGCCCGCTGGGGGCTCTTCTTGGCCTCTGCGGTAAGCACGCCCTTGTGAAGCGCAGGGTGTCCACCGCCTGCACAAGCTGCTCCGCCTGCGCCAAAAAGTGCCCGATGGGTGCGGTCGATGAGGATTTTACCGGCACAAAGTACGCCGAGTGCGTCGCCTGCCTCGAATGCAAAGAGACCTGCCCCGAAAAGGCGATAACCTTTACCGGCGCGGTCTCACCGAAGCCCTCCGCGCCCGACATCCAGAGGCGGACGGTGCTCACCTCTCTGGCCCTCGGAGCCCTTTCCCTCACTTTTTTGCGGACGGAGGCGAAAGCGCGTTACGGAGACCCGAGGCGGATACGCCCGCCGGGAGCGCTGCCGGAGGAGGAATTTCTGGCGCGCTGCACCCGCTGCGGCGAGTGCATGAGGGTCTGCATAGCCAACGGCCTCCAGCCCGCCATCTCCGAAGCGGGCATTCAGGGGGTCTGGAGCCCGGTGCTGGTGGCTAAAATCGGCTACTGCGAATACAACTGCTCGCTTTGCGGGCAGGTGTGTCCCACCGGCGCGATAAAAAGACTTCCGCTCGCGGAAAAGACGAAGGTGCGCATAGGCCTTGCCGAGGTGAACAGAACCCGCTGCCTCCCCTGGATAGGCGCATCGGAGTGCATAGTCTGCGAGGAACACTGCCCGACGCCGGAAAAGGCGATCAAGCTTCGGACGGAGGAACTGGAGGGGAAATCCTTCAAGAAGCCTTACGTGGACGAGAATCTCTGTATCGGGTGCGGAATCTGCGAGACGAAGTGCCCGCTTGTCGACAAAGCCGCCATAAACGTCACCTCTCGCGGGGAGTCGCGGGCCGCGACTTAGAAGTCTATTGAAAACGTCGAGAGAACCCCGGTTTCAAGGAGACGCGGAGCGAGAAGCGAGACATAACCGGGTGTTAGGCGAGCTTCGAGTGAGCACGCGACACAGAAAACGGGGGTCGAAACAGTTTTCAATAGACTTCTGGATTATCCCCTTACTGTTTTAGACCCTTTGGGCCCGCGTCGGCTACGGGTGCTGAAAGGTAGCCTGAGTAATCTATCTTGTCCTGCACGTACTCCCCCTCCCACCCCTCGTAGGTGCGCTTTTGAACGTCGTAGTAATCCTTGAGGGTCGAGATATCGGCCTCAGCGCCCTTTTTCTTCATCTCGGCGGTGGTCGCCTCCCCCCACCAGTTCCCGGTTGCCTCTACGGCGCCCATGTAGGAGATGTCCTCCTCGACCTTCTCCGGCATCGCCCTGCCCTTCTGGACAAGCTGCTCGTTAAGCGCCTGCGCCGAGCGCGTGGGCTTTTTCGCCGCCCGCCTCTCCCAGTCGGCGCTCATGTTGTCCAGCTCTACGTGAAGCCGGTTTTTGTCGAAGTTGTTGGAGTTCATTATCGCGTAGGAGGAGAGGTGGAGGTAAACGCCCACCCCGTTCTTCTCTATCTGGTTTTTCTCGATTACGGGGCGGCACATCTGAAGGCACGCTATCGCGGTCTTGTTATCTTCGAGCCTGTTTTGGGCAATAACCGGGTTCGAGGTCTGGAAACACTTTATGCCGGTTTTTGCTTTGGTGATGGTGTTGGCGATTACCTCGGGGGAAGCGAACCGGAAGCAGTAGATCCCCGTTTCAACCTCGCTCACCGTATTTCCGTGGATTTTGGTGCCCTCGTTCCCCTGCGAAACCGCGATTCCCTCCACGCATTTTTTTACCGTATTGTCCGAAACCACCGACTGGTCGCCGGTTACCGAAATTCCGGTTTCGCAATCCGTCACGGTGCAGCCGCCCACCCTTATGGCTCCGTGCTGGTTGTTGCTGACTCCGGTTTTCTTGCAGCGCTCGATGCTGGAGCCGTAAATCTCCACGAGGGAATTGAGGGTGACCGTCACCCCGCTCTCCGACATGTCGGAAATCCGACACTTTTCTATCAGAGAGCGCCCCCCGGTGACGAAAAAAAATCCATTCACGCCTTTTTCGACGACCGAATCCGAAAAGGTGACGGAACTGTTCGACACCTCGATCTTCTCGGCCCCCACTATCCGTGCGCGGGAAACGCGGGCGGAGGTGACTCCTCCAAAGACGATGCCCCCCCACTTCTGATCCTTTTTTTCTCCCTCGGCCCCCGGCCCAAGATAGACGCTCCCCCCCGGGCTTCCCTCTACCGACAGGCTTCCCAGCACGATAAGCCTCGCGCCGGGGCCGAAAGCTGCTTTTGTCCCCGGCCTGACCGTCAGGGTTACGCCTTCTTTGACGACCACTTCGGTTTTGAAATCCAGAGCGCCCGACCACTCGGTGTTTTTTTCGAGGATAAGCTGCTCCTCGGCCCTCGAAGTGACGCTAAAGAGAATCGCCAGGCAGAGGGCTATCGCAAATGAGGTTTTTTGGGCGTATTTCATTTTGGTTTTTATTTCTCCCGCTTTGGACTTCGGCGGGCGCAATGGTGAAACAGTCCGCGCCGCAGAGCGAAATATGCTTTTTTCGTGCCGCAGTCACTCGTTTTCCAGGGCTTTTTTTCTGAGTCTGGCCCTGAAGGTCCGAAAGCCGTGGAGAAGCATCGGGAACATCGAGATAAGGATGATTCCGAAGATGACCAGGGTAAAGCGCTGCCGGACAAAGGGCAAACTCCCGAAGAAGTATCCCGCGAGCACGAAACCGTTCACCCAGAGTATCGAGCCGCTGACGCTGTAGGGCAGGAAGCGGGAGTACTCCATCCGCCCCACGCCCGCGACGAAGGGGACGAAGGTGCGGAAAATGGGCATGAACCGCGCGAAAAGGACGGTTTTCCCCCCGTGTATCCCGTAATACCTCTGGGTTTTGTCGAGGTAGTCGCGGCGAAAAAGAATGTTTTTTTCGCTCCTGAATATTCCGGGGCCTATCTTTCTGCCTATCCAGTAATTTGTATTGTCTCCGCATATGGCTGCGGCGGTGAGGAGGAGCATAAGGGTGAAAAGATCCATCGAGCCGAGGGCGGCGAAGGACCCGGCGGCGAAAAGAAGCGAATCCCCCGGCAGAAAAGGAGTGACCACGAGGCCCGTCTCGCAGAATATTATCGTAAAGAGGATCGGGTAAACGTAGGCCCCGTGCTCGGCGATAATCGAGCCCAGCCGGGTATCGACGTGGAGGATGAAATCGATGAAGAAATTTATTATTTCCATGCTTTTCCGTAAGGAGGCCGGCGCGGGGCCGGGTTAAGGGAACCCCGAATGCGCAATGATACGGGGTCCGGCGGATTTTTGCCAGCCGGGTATTTTACTTTAAAAGACCTGAGGTTCCGGCGCGGCGCCTTCCGATCTTCACCTTCAGTATCTGGCCCTGAAACCCTCTTCGGTCATCAGAAGATACGTTATCCCCTCGATAACGCCGAGAATTCCCGGCAACAGGGTCCAGCAAAGGAGAAGATACAGCACCCCGGGGCCGATTCGTCCAAGATAAAACTTGTGGGCGCCAAGCGAGCCGAGGAATATCGCCAGAAGGGCGGCGGTCAACCTGCCCGGGCCGGTGCGGCACAGTATTCTGGCCCCGCAGCGGGGGCATACCTCCGCTCCGGGCCTTAATTCACCGCCGCACTCCGTGCAAAAACCCGTACCCGGCAACATCTCTTCACCTTTCGGCGCTGCAAAAAACAGCGCGTCCGGTGAAATAATACATCCCGCCCGCCCTTCCTCAACCCGCCGGGTTTTGGCCCGCTGCGATCCCTGGAGTATACTCCAGGGAGGTTTTGGTCCACTCACCCGGAGCTTTTATGACGACTTTTTTCAGCAAACCCGCCCAGGCGGTCTTTGAAGAGCTTTCCTCCTCGCCGGAAGGGCTTGAAACCTCCGAGGCCAAAAGCAGGCTTTTGAAATACGGTTCCAACCTCCTACAGGAGCCCGTCAGGGTAAGCCCCCTTTCTCTGCTGTTGTCCCAGTTCAAAAACGTCCTCATTATCATTCTTCTCATCGCAACGGTCCTTTCCGCCTTTCTCGGGCACGGCCTGGAAGCCGCCGCCATCCTCGTAATCGTCCTTTTCGCCGTTCTTCTCGGCTTTTATCAGGAGCTGAAATCCGAAAGGGCTATCGAGGCCCTGCGCAAGATGACCGCGCCCACGGCAAGGGTCCTGCGGGACAAAAGGGAGGTTCAGCTTCCCTCCGCCGAACTGGTCCCCGGCGACGTTATGGTGCTGGCGGCGGGCGACCGGGTCCCCGCCGACGGCCGCCTTTTCCTGGCCGTCCACATGAGGACGGAGGAAGCGCCCCTCACCGGGGAATCGACACCCGTAGGCAAGGACGCCTCCCTCGTTCTCCCGGAAAAGGTCCCCACCGGCGACAGGGCCAACATGGTCTTCGCGGGCACTACCGTCAGCTCAGGCAGGGCGAGGGCGGTCGTAACCGCGACCGGAATGGAAACGGAGTTCGGCAAGATCGCCGGGATGCTCCAGTCCATCGCCCCCGAAGCCACCCCCCTGCAGAAAAGCCTCGAAAAGATAGGACACGGGCTCGCGAAGGCGGCAATCGTCATAGTCGCCTTAATCGTTGTCCTTGGGCTCTTCCGGGGGCAGCCTTTCGTGGAGATGCTGATCTTCGGGATAGCGCTGGCCGTCGCCGTCGTCCCCGAGGCCCTGCCCGCGGTGGTAACTATCTCGCTGGCCCTCGGCGTCCAAAGGATGAGCAGACGAAACGCCCTCATGCGAAACCTCCACGCCGTCGAGACCCTCGGCTCCACAACGGTCATATGCACCGACAAGACCGGCACCCTCACTAAAGGCGAGATGACGGTGCGCGAAATTTACCTCGAAGGGGAGCCGGTTGAAGTCACCGGGGCCGGTTACGACCCGCGCGGGGAATTCAGGGGAAATGCGGGAAACGGCGGGGCTCCCGCCTCCCTGCCGGAACTGCTCTCGGCAAGCGTCCTTTGCAACGACGCAACGCTTTTTCTAAGCGAGAGGGAGGAGTGGGCCATTACCGGCGACCCTACGGAGGGCGCCCTCATCGTCGCCGCCAGAAAAGCGGGGCTCGACGAAACGGAAATAGCGGAAAAAAACCCCCGGATCGGGGAAATTCCCTTCTCCTCCGAGACGAAAATGATGGCGACCCTTCACGCCACCCTCTCGGGAAAGAGGATTTTCATCAAGGGAGCGCCGGAGGTGGTAATTCCGGTCTGTTCCTTTGAAAAAACCGGGGGGGGCGTCGTCCCGCTCGATCAGGCGGGCAGGGAAAGGATCCTCTTTGTCGCGCGGGAAATGGCTTCGCGCGCCCTTCGCGTGCTGGCCTTCTGCGAAAAGGAGTCGGAATCCCTTTCCGGCCTCCCCGAGGGCGGCGTCTTCCTCGGCCTTGCGGGGATGCTGGATCCGCCGAGGGAGGAGGCGAAGGCTGCCGTCGAAACCTGCAAAAACGCCGGCATCCGCCCCGTGATGATAACGGGCGATCACCCGAAAACCGCCGAGGCGATAGCGCGGGAACTGGGCATTTTGCAGGATGGGGGTATCGTCACGGGAAAAGAGCTCGACCTCATGAGTGTTGAAGGGCTCGCCTCGCGTATCGATTCCATCGACGTTTACGCGCGGGTATCCCCGGAACACAAGCTGCGCATCGTTGAGGCTTTCAGGGCGAGGGGCGAGGTGGTGGCGATGACCGGCGACGGCGTCAACGACGCGCCGGCTCTCAAAAGGGCTGATATCGGCATCTCTATGGGTAAAAGCGGCACCGACGTAACGCGGGAGGCCTCCGCGATGACGCTGGCCGACGACAGTTTCGCCTCCATCGTCTCCGCCGTCGAGGAGGGGCGTATTATCTACGACAACATAAAGAAATATCTGAAATACCTTATCTCCTCGAACGTCGGCGAGATAGGGCTTATCGCGGGCGCGGCGCTCATCGGGCTCCCCCAGCCCCTTACCGCGGTCCAGATACTCTACGTAAACCTCGCGACCGACGGGTTGCCCGCGCTGGCCCTCGCGGTGGACCCGCCGGAAAAGGGGCTCATGCTCCGCCGCCCGAGAAACTCGAAAGAGGGAATCTTCTCGAAGCCCCTGGCTCTTCTGATGATGGAGGGAGGGCTATGGTCGATGATGGCGAACATCGCCCTTTTCGGCTGGGCGCTTCGCTCGGGGAGGCCGCTCGACGAGGCGATGACGATGACCTTCGTCTCGCTCGTGCTGATACAGTTTTTCAAGGCCTACAGCTTTCGCTCGGAGCACGAGTCCGTCTTCCGCAACACCCTCGCCAACAGGTGGCTCAACCTCTCGGTCGCCTGGGAACTCGCGCTGCTCGCGGCAATCGTCTACCTCCCCGCCTTCCACAAGCCTTTCGGGACCTTTTCGCTTACTGCGATCGACTTCGCGGAGGCCGCCCTCTGCTCCCTGACCATCGTTCCCGTCCTTGAACTCACCAAATTCATGCTGAGACGAAGGGAAACCTGAAAAACTGCTCCGGCCCGGAGACTTTCGTCACTCCCGCGAAGGCGGGAGTCCAGAAATACCGCTACAGCCTCTGGATTCCCTCATGCGAGGGAATGACGCAGTAAAAAACAGGCGCTCGACTGTTTTATTTTTACGCACGGCAAAGGATTTTGCCGCCGGGCAAGGAGCCCGTAGCGAGCGCGACGCAGACAGTAGCGTGACTACGGCGAGGAGCGCGAGCGAGTAGCGACCAAGCCCCGCGGCAAAAGCCGAAGCCGTTTCCGGCTTCTAAAATTCCCCGCTTGAAAGAAGGACCAGAGTACAGGCTTCTTTGCACGGTATCCCCGCCTTGTTCAGCGCCGCTTTCAGCTCTTCCGATTCCGCTCCGGGGTTCAGGATCACCCTTTTCGGGTTGAGCTTGACGATCTCCTCTATCGAACTCTTGATGTTCGAGGGCCCCACGTACACGCAGACGGTGTCCACCTCTTCTTGTATCTC containing:
- a CDS encoding pyruvate ferredoxin oxidoreductase, with the translated sequence MSNQQIKFYQTGTLTVGNRLLDKAQRSVQATPDRSNSLDSGHRACQGCGEALGARFAIDAAMRATGNKLIAANATGCLEVFTTPYPESAWRIPWIHSLFGNAPAVATGVAAALKAKGKTDVRVIAQGGDGGTTDIGFGCLSGMFDRNDDVLYICYDNQAYMNTGVQRSSATPPGARTATTMPVGPEPGNDMGTGKFLPVIAMAHGIPYVATASVHDLHDLEHKVTKAMGMRGSRYIQILVPCPLGWGLATHETIKAARLAVECGLWPLFEAENGQITNARKIRRGIPVTEYLKIQKRFAHLMKKGAEERVGMIQAIADENIRKFGLTVHGA
- the porA gene encoding pyruvate ferredoxin oxidoreductase, which codes for MLKQMDGSLAVARAVALCRPEVIGAYPITPQTHIVEGIGEMVKAGELENCEFINVESEFAALGVCIGASATGARTYTATASQGLLYMAEAVYNASGLGLPIVMTIGNRSIGAPINIWNDHTDAMSMRDAGWIQLYVETNQKAVDVHIQAFRLAELLSCPVMVCMDGFILTHAYERIDVPEQEQVDRFLPSFEPVQALDPDSPMSIGAMVGPEAFTEVRYLAHHKQLRALELIPAINEEFKNIFGRDSGGLIKTYRAEDAETIVVAMGSVIGTIKDVVDELREEGVKIGVLAIRSFRPFPASCLREALRDAKRIIVIEKSFALGMGGIVSTNLRTALGNSTTPICSVVAGLGGRAITRRSLHNLFRKARKDELRGTYFLDLDCAVVKRELAREREKRRSGSTAENILKDVGVVDAANPF
- a CDS encoding 2-oxoacid:acceptor oxidoreductase, which encodes MFQIRIHGRGGQGVVSGAEMLSISAFLEGKHAQAFPSFGSERMGAPVVAFCRIDDKEIRLREPIMEPDALIIQDPTLFSAINVFTGFNPDGFLIVNTTRSFEELGIEEFASQLPPGNILAVPATELAMKYVRRPVPNVPLLGGFARLTGKISLESVKAAIREKFPGPLGEANISAVCAAYETSAPLKS
- a CDS encoding right-handed parallel beta-helix repeat-containing protein, with the translated sequence MMKNMTALVIFLALLAAFAPSSATAQEPLSLDRAYITKDTTWSGTVLLRGQNVVQRGVNLTIEPGTVVKFEWSDEDKNNIGDGELTVEGNLIARGTKEKPILFTSARQTPEKKDWTFVQISVSKNSAVERCIFEYAFTGLQIHYSKAEVRDNIFRGNYEAMRFSTADVLIEHNDFTGNVYGIRTESNGSRTTIRNNSFRGNGHAYFPVRKTGSSVRFFDNNVENSLRYNVNVGQSQHEDLDLSGNWWGSADKEKVAEKFFDKTKDASLGRVNFEPFLQKPVEDSGVR
- a CDS encoding DUF362 domain-containing protein, which produces MNRREFIKNSALFCAGTALVPGYPLSAYAAQGPLVVMAEGKSAASLVRETVKALGGMEAFVKPGETVVVKPNIGWDRTPEQAANTHPEVVTEVIRLCLAAGAAKVKVFDRTCNEPRRCYVTSGIGPAVEAIGDPRVELSHIDDRRYRVVDIPGGVFLTRQPFYEDALTADKFINLPVAKHHGASLLTLGMKNIMGVAGGNRAGFHRNLPDALTDINLAIRSHLTIIDATRILLANGPQGGRLEDVKIANTLVAGTDIVAADSVAVSLFGKTPLDIPFLVTAGKRGLGVNDLEKIRVMRLKAGG
- a CDS encoding 4Fe-4S binding protein; protein product: MKPKLLRRLSQAGVFAVFFFLFLNTEYKDNDILPYAVNIFLRLDPLMAGAATLASRTLIPMLWPSLIVLGLTVLFGRFFCGWLCPLGSILDLTSFAIGKKRRPGAPKRWRNVKFGVLAVLAGSALFTLQLVFLFDPLCLLIRSFTVSIFPAANYALNGTFSSLYETRIGAVTAVSEPVYSFLKNHFLTFGQQYFQLAALTGFIFIGILGLELVERRFWCRNLCPLGALLGLCGKHALVKRRVSTACTSCSACAKKCPMGAVDEDFTGTKYAECVACLECKETCPEKAITFTGAVSPKPSAPDIQRRTVLTSLALGALSLTFLRTEAKARYGDPRRIRPPGALPEEEFLARCTRCGECMRVCIANGLQPAISEAGIQGVWSPVLVAKIGYCEYNCSLCGQVCPTGAIKRLPLAEKTKVRIGLAEVNRTRCLPWIGASECIVCEEHCPTPEKAIKLRTEELEGKSFKKPYVDENLCIGCGICETKCPLVDKAAINVTSRGESRAAT